The Pseudooceanicola aestuarii genomic sequence TCACTGCGTCCCGAAGGAACCATCGATCTCTCGATGTAGCACAGGATGTCAAGGGTTGGTAAGGTTCTGCGCGTTGCTTCGAATTAAACCACATGCTCCACCGCTTGTGCGGGCCCCCGTCAATTCCTTTGAGTTTTAATCTTGCGACCGTACTCCCCAGGCGGAATGCTTAATCCGTTAGGTGTGTCACCGACAAGCATGCTTGCCGACGACTGGCATTCATCGTTTACGGTGTGGACTACCAGGGTATCTAATCCTGTTTGCTCCCCACACTTTCGCACCTCAGCGTCAGTATCGAGCCAGTGAGCCGCCTTCGCCACTGGTGTTCCTCCGAATATCTACGAATTTCACCTCTACACTCGGAATTCCACTCACCTCTCTCGAACTCAAGACTACCAGTATCAAGGGCAGTTCCGGGGTTGAGCCCCGGGATTTCACCCCTGACTTAATAGTCCGCCTACGCGCGCTTTACGCCCAGTAATTCCGAACAACGCTAACCCCCTCCGTATTACCGCGGCTGCTGGCACGGAGTTAGCCGGGGTTTCTTTACCAGGTACAGTCATTATCTTCCCTGGCGAAAGAGCTTTACGACCCTAAGGCCTTCATCACTCACGCGGCATGGCTAGATCAGGCTTGCGCCCATTGTCTAAGATTCCCCACTGCTGCCTCCCGTAGGAGTCTGGGCCGTGTCTCAGTCCCAGTGTGGCTGATCATCCTCTAAAACCAGCTACTGATCGTAGGCTTGGTAGGCCATTACCCCACCAACTACCTAATCAGACGCGGGCCGATCCTTCTCCGATAAATCTTTCCCCCGAAGGGCGTATGCGGTATTACTCACCGTTTCCAGTGGCTATTCCGCAGAGAAGGGCACGTTCCCACGCGTTACTCACCCGTCCGCCGCTCCCTCCGAAGAGAGCGCTCGACTTGCATGTGTTAGGCCTGCCGCCAGCGTTCGTTCTGAGCCAGGATCAAACTCTCAAGTTGAAAAGCTGTTACCAGCTTGTCCTTGACGTTCGAACCTCTGCACATCTTCGTCCCGGAGGCTAGTCCGGGACATTCTGCTTGTTGTGCTTCAGGTTACCAAAGTAACGCAAAAGCCGAACAAACAGTGAAGCTGACACTCCATAATCGGCCATGTGATCCGTGGATCGACCTAGGAGCGCGATATATGTGCAGTTGTTTGTTCATCGAAATGAACCAAACCGCCCACATATCTCTTCAGATACCATCAATTTCAAATAGCGTCGAAACAAAATCAACCGGAAGCGCCAATCTACTTTCTGGCGCGACCCGCTTCAGATGCCTCAATGTTTTCTACCGTCTGTCCCTTTAGAGCGTCGCTCCGTCGTTCCGTCTGGCGTTCCGTTGTGCGCCTCAGCGCCGCCGGTGAGGGGGTATTTACGGATAGCACCGGGGGTCCGCAAGCGCTTTTTCAAAAGAAACGTCACTTTTCTTACATGAAGATGATTTTCCTATAAATAACAGTGGGTTATGCATTGCATTTTTCGCGCCACCGGCCCTACGCAGCCGGACCTACTGCTCTCGTTCCCGTGAGATTTCGGACTCAATCACGTTACTCACAGACTTATCCCCAGAAGCAGCCTGAATCAGCACCCATTTCCGATGAATCGCCGACGCGATTCACCGGAAATGGGTGTCATCGCGAGTCGCTGCCCCCCTCGCATTGCGGAATCGGGGGAAAAGAAAACGGCCCGGCCCATTATCGGAGCCGGGCCGGATGGCACGCCATGCACATGGAGGGAGACATGCGGGATTTCAGGCGCGCCGCCGCCGGGGCAGCCGAACCCGGAGGGCCAGCAGGAACAGAATGGCGGCAAGGTAGATCAGCGGCTCCAGTTGAAACCCCTTGACCAGTAGCACGAAGTGCAGCGCCCCCAGGATCGCCACCGCATAGACCGCCTTGTGCAGCTTGCGCCATTTCGAACCAAGCCGGCGGATCGAACGGTTGTTGGAGGTCACGGCCAGCGGGATCATCAGGACGAATGCCGCCATGCCGACGGTGATATAGGGGCGCTTCAGGATATCGGCCCAGACCTGCGACAGGATCTGGACGTCCAGCACCAGCCAGACCAGCAGATGGCCCAGAATGTAGAAGAACGTCAGCAGACCGATCGCGCGGCGGAACTTCAGCAGGTTCAGACCGACATGGCGCCGCAGCGGCGTGACGGCCAGCCCGGCGATCAGCAACCACAGGCCCCATTCGCCCATCTGGTGCTCCATCACCTTTACCGGATCCACGCCCAGCCCTCCGGTGACACCGGAGATGAACAGCCAGATCGGCGGAACGGCCCCTACTATATACAAGGGCCACGCTGGGACACGACGTAGCACGCCGTTGATCCGTCCGACCACGTGATCCCTGCCTTGTCCAAGCGCTGCCGTGAGTGCCATGCCGATTTCCCCCACCGGTCAGATGTTCTTCTGGAGGTCCATCCCGGCATAGAGAGAGGCGACTTCCTCTCCATAGCCGTTGAACATCTCGGTGTCGCGGCGGCTGCCGAACAGGCCTGCGCCGATCACCCGTTCGGTCGCCTGGCTCCACCGGGGGTGGCGCACTTCGGGGTTCACGTTGGAATAGAAGCCGTATTCGCTGGCGTTCGCGTCATTCCAGCTGGTGAAGGGCATGTCCTCCTGCAAGGTGATGCGCACGATGCTCTTGATGCCCTTGAAGCCGTATTTCCACGGAACGACCAGGCGCAGCGGGGCGCCGTTCTGGTTGGGCAGATCCTGACCGTAGAGGCCGGTGGCCATCAGGGTCAGCGGATGCATCGCCTCGTCCAGGCGCAGGCCCTCGCGGTAAGGCCAGTCCAG encodes the following:
- the msrQ gene encoding protein-methionine-sulfoxide reductase heme-binding subunit MsrQ, with product MALTAALGQGRDHVVGRINGVLRRVPAWPLYIVGAVPPIWLFISGVTGGLGVDPVKVMEHQMGEWGLWLLIAGLAVTPLRRHVGLNLLKFRRAIGLLTFFYILGHLLVWLVLDVQILSQVWADILKRPYITVGMAAFVLMIPLAVTSNNRSIRRLGSKWRKLHKAVYAVAILGALHFVLLVKGFQLEPLIYLAAILFLLALRVRLPRRRRA